From Flavobacterium lipolyticum, one genomic window encodes:
- a CDS encoding LTA synthase family protein translates to MSLSKKFSPIYNLAIFYFIVSFLLRIVLFFHPITQSSFTIIQSLKIFVLGLISDFFVFVVASVFLWLYLIFISNSKYNKPSGYIILGIFAVLFIYAASGKSVFDEYGGALPMIVMIFIGIKMALFALLLFLPKLRDKIRYWLFAFVMFLYVLLILQNGLSEYFFWNEFGVKYNFIAVNYLIYTTEVIGNIMESYPVIPLFSALFLVTGIVTYFIVKKSRNYIDHIPTISEKLKITAIYLGAFAVSLIAIPTLAKTENSKNVFVNELQANGIYKFYLAFVNSKLDYFDFYKTLPNEEAFAILKQQFATIKGNSTKRTITGDSLENHKNVVLITIESYSADFMKMYGNEENITPFLDSLAQKSLLFTNLYATGNRTVRGLEAVTLCLPPTAGESVVKREDNKNKFSTGAVFKQKGYKVKYLYGGDAFFDNMQDFFSGNGYEIVDKSSFAPEEITFSNVWGVCDEDMYHKAIKVMNAEKKENKPFFNHIMTVSNHRPFTYPNNKIDIPGDAKSREGGVKYTDYSLKRFFAMASKQSWFKNTIFVIVADHCASSAGKTELPLDKYRIPGFIYDPNGKPQKYNQLMSQIDVMPTLFGLLNFNYESKFFGQDVLEPDYKPRAFIATYQDMGLLKDNVLTILSPKQQVKQFNVQINPKPGIAPEFQIDYNETPMKTERADLVKETISFYQTASYMLKEKKYQR, encoded by the coding sequence ATGTCCCTTTCAAAAAAGTTTTCCCCAATTTACAATCTGGCGATATTTTATTTTATCGTTAGTTTTCTGTTAAGAATTGTTTTGTTTTTTCATCCTATAACACAAAGTTCATTTACCATTATTCAAAGCTTAAAAATCTTTGTCCTGGGGCTTATTTCTGATTTTTTTGTTTTTGTTGTGGCAAGTGTTTTTTTATGGCTTTATCTAATTTTCATATCCAATTCTAAGTATAATAAACCTTCCGGTTATATAATTCTTGGGATTTTTGCAGTTCTTTTTATCTATGCAGCTTCCGGAAAAAGTGTCTTTGACGAGTATGGAGGTGCTTTGCCAATGATTGTTATGATTTTTATCGGAATTAAGATGGCTCTCTTTGCACTTTTGTTGTTTCTTCCTAAGTTAAGAGATAAAATCAGATATTGGTTGTTTGCATTTGTAATGTTCCTGTATGTTTTACTAATTCTGCAAAATGGTTTAAGTGAATATTTCTTTTGGAATGAGTTTGGTGTGAAGTATAATTTTATTGCGGTAAATTATTTGATTTACACTACTGAGGTTATTGGAAATATTATGGAGTCCTATCCCGTTATTCCTTTGTTCTCGGCTTTATTTTTAGTGACTGGAATTGTGACTTACTTTATTGTTAAAAAGTCCAGAAACTATATTGACCATATTCCGACTATAAGTGAGAAACTAAAAATTACGGCTATCTATCTTGGAGCATTTGCTGTTTCACTAATTGCGATTCCAACGCTGGCAAAAACGGAAAATTCAAAGAATGTTTTTGTTAACGAATTACAGGCTAACGGTATCTATAAATTTTACTTAGCATTTGTGAACAGTAAGCTTGATTACTTTGATTTTTATAAAACGTTACCTAATGAAGAGGCTTTTGCGATACTAAAACAACAGTTCGCTACTATTAAAGGAAACAGTACTAAAAGAACTATCACCGGAGATTCGCTTGAAAATCATAAAAATGTGGTTCTGATTACTATTGAAAGTTATAGTGCCGATTTTATGAAGATGTATGGAAATGAGGAAAATATTACTCCTTTTTTAGATAGTTTGGCTCAAAAGAGTCTTCTTTTTACCAATTTGTATGCTACCGGAAACAGAACAGTTCGCGGACTGGAAGCGGTTACTTTATGCTTGCCTCCAACTGCCGGTGAAAGTGTTGTGAAAAGAGAAGATAATAAGAACAAATTTTCTACCGGAGCTGTTTTTAAGCAAAAAGGATATAAGGTGAAATATTTGTATGGCGGAGATGCTTTCTTTGATAATATGCAGGATTTCTTTTCCGGAAATGGTTATGAAATTGTAGACAAGTCAAGTTTTGCACCTGAAGAAATTACTTTCTCCAATGTTTGGGGTGTTTGTGATGAAGATATGTACCATAAAGCGATAAAGGTTATGAATGCTGAGAAAAAGGAAAACAAGCCTTTCTTTAATCATATTATGACGGTGAGTAACCACAGACCTTTTACGTATCCAAATAATAAAATTGATATTCCGGGTGATGCAAAATCTCGTGAAGGTGGTGTAAAATATACAGATTATTCGTTGAAAAGATTTTTTGCAATGGCAAGCAAACAATCTTGGTTTAAGAATACCATTTTTGTTATTGTAGCCGACCACTGTGCCTCAAGTGCAGGAAAAACTGAGCTTCCTTTAGATAAGTATAGAATTCCGGGGTTTATTTATGATCCGAATGGAAAACCTCAAAAATACAATCAGTTAATGTCGCAAATAGATGTTATGCCAACGCTCTTTGGATTATTAAATTTTAATTACGAAAGTAAGTTTTTCGGTCAGGACGTTTTAGAACCGGATTATAAACCAAGAGCTTTTATCGCTACTTATCAGGACATGGGACTACTAAAAGACAATGTTTTGACGATTTTGTCGCCTAAGCAGCAGGTAAAACAGTTTAATGTGCAAATTAATCCGAAACCGGGTATTGCTCCTGAATTTCAGATTGATTACAACGAAACTCCGATGAAAACAGAGAGAGCTGATCTGGTAAAAGAAACCATTTCTTTTTATCAAACAGCTTCCTATATGCTTAAAGAGAAGAAGTATCAGCGTTAG
- a CDS encoding DUF4302 domain-containing protein: protein MKAKNIYKYLAISFIALLLGSCTSTEVDAKFDKNATERLSSRQKELNDVLLSSSEGWKAVYYTDSTQLGGWTHLFKFLPEGKVDMASDFNSLTGTYKSQYEIQVGSTVSLVFTTENRIHLLSDANNSPTAALLAKGYLGDFQFFYYGQKNGDIIFRTNRNGHEVRFVKATAKDWTDLAKNTPIINAITGDEVSPLYRLLQINDGSTIQNYDFDYNTAARFGVATSLLTGSNDVQNLALAFTPTGATVKPALTVKGQKLTNFVYDTATNNFVATGTGGVSATLKFSNVPPRLTDDYKILLPGKISARLGYFVDDYTEDASTNSQLFINELAKINASLPKGVTIASVQLYLNHSLGNFIYYTFAGGQPAIFHYIDVVEDAPNQKIILKHKSWNGNTTAAAPAFLASFDKNLVNTTGVFVKKENFKLGYTNTVYTFTSASSSFRMTTWLL from the coding sequence ATGAAAGCAAAAAATATATATAAGTATTTAGCGATTTCTTTTATAGCTTTATTACTGGGGTCTTGTACAAGCACAGAAGTAGACGCTAAATTTGATAAAAATGCTACAGAAAGATTAAGTTCCCGTCAAAAAGAGCTGAACGATGTTTTACTTTCATCTTCAGAAGGATGGAAAGCAGTTTATTATACAGACAGCACACAATTAGGGGGGTGGACACATTTATTTAAATTTCTTCCAGAAGGAAAAGTAGATATGGCCTCCGATTTTAATAGCCTGACAGGAACTTACAAAAGTCAGTACGAAATTCAGGTCGGTAGCACTGTAAGTTTAGTTTTTACAACCGAAAACAGAATACATCTTTTGTCCGATGCAAATAATTCTCCAACAGCGGCACTTTTAGCCAAAGGATATTTAGGAGATTTTCAATTCTTTTATTATGGACAAAAAAATGGAGACATTATTTTTAGAACCAATAGAAACGGACACGAAGTTCGTTTTGTAAAAGCGACAGCAAAAGATTGGACAGATTTAGCTAAAAACACGCCAATAATAAATGCCATAACAGGAGATGAAGTAAGTCCGCTTTATAGATTATTACAGATTAATGACGGATCTACAATTCAAAACTATGATTTTGATTATAATACAGCTGCGCGTTTTGGAGTGGCAACATCTTTATTGACAGGATCAAATGACGTTCAGAATTTAGCTTTGGCTTTTACACCAACGGGAGCTACAGTAAAACCGGCACTTACAGTAAAAGGTCAAAAACTAACTAATTTTGTGTATGATACCGCTACTAATAATTTTGTTGCAACAGGAACTGGAGGAGTAAGTGCAACTCTTAAATTTAGCAATGTCCCACCAAGGTTAACAGATGATTATAAGATACTGCTTCCGGGGAAGATTTCTGCCAGATTGGGATACTTTGTTGATGATTATACAGAGGATGCATCAACAAACTCACAATTGTTTATAAATGAGTTAGCAAAAATTAACGCAAGCTTACCTAAAGGTGTAACCATAGCATCCGTTCAGCTTTACTTGAATCACTCGCTTGGAAATTTCATTTATTATACGTTCGCAGGTGGTCAGCCTGCAATTTTTCACTACATAGATGTTGTGGAAGACGCACCAAACCAAAAGATCATTCTAAAACATAAGTCTTGGAATGGAAACACAACTGCTGCAGCTCCAGCATTCTTGGCTAGTTTTGATAAAAATCTTGTCAATACCACTGGTGTTTTTGTCAAAAAAGAAAACTTCAAGTTAGGATATACCAATACAGTTTATACGTTTACTAGTGCGTCAAGTTCATTTAGAATGACAACCTGGCTGCTTTAA
- a CDS encoding LysR family transcriptional regulator: protein MDFRLKVFYTVALRLNFTKAATELYISQPAVSKHIQELEEAYKIKLFERNGSKIALTPAGEILLKHTKNIFEIYREIDFEMSSFINDRQGLLRLGASTTISQYIISPVLARFHQKQKDIKVNLLNGNTEQIENALIHKEIEIGIVEGQSKNQSIKYTPFLKDELVLVCNTKNPLIKQNEISLEDLKSMKFITRERGSGTLEVIEYSLKQVGIKISDLQIEMQLGSTESIKSYLLNSDCLAFMSIHAVGKELKNNELMILDIANLSVERYFYIITLLGKPNALTELFIQNLSSYYNLEL from the coding sequence ATGGATTTCAGGCTAAAAGTATTCTACACCGTTGCACTCCGTCTTAACTTTACCAAAGCGGCAACTGAATTATATATTTCACAGCCAGCGGTTTCCAAACACATCCAGGAACTTGAAGAAGCTTATAAAATCAAGCTTTTCGAACGAAACGGTTCCAAAATTGCTTTAACTCCGGCAGGAGAAATTCTGCTCAAACACACCAAAAACATCTTTGAAATCTATCGTGAAATAGACTTCGAAATGAGCAGTTTTATTAACGATCGTCAAGGATTACTGAGGCTGGGAGCGAGTACAACCATTTCTCAGTACATTATTTCACCGGTATTAGCACGTTTTCATCAAAAACAAAAAGACATCAAAGTCAATTTGCTCAACGGAAATACAGAACAAATTGAGAATGCCTTAATCCATAAAGAAATCGAAATTGGAATTGTCGAAGGACAATCCAAAAATCAATCAATAAAATACACTCCGTTTTTAAAAGACGAACTGGTACTGGTGTGCAATACCAAAAATCCGCTGATCAAACAAAATGAAATTTCATTAGAAGATCTGAAATCGATGAAATTTATCACCCGTGAGCGTGGATCTGGAACACTTGAAGTTATAGAATACTCTTTGAAACAAGTTGGGATAAAAATAAGTGATCTGCAAATCGAAATGCAGTTAGGAAGTACCGAAAGCATCAAATCATATCTCCTAAATTCGGATTGCCTGGCTTTTATGTCCATTCACGCAGTAGGTAAGGAACTTAAAAACAATGAATTAATGATACTTGATATCGCTAACTTATCTGTTGAACGCTACTTCTACATCATTACTTTACTGGGTAAACCAAATGCATTAACCGAGCTTTTTATCCAAAATTTGTCTTCTTATTATAACTTAGAGTTATAG
- a CDS encoding response regulator transcription factor, producing MHILIVEDELGIVQFLQQGLQEEGYQITTANDGSKAFELIHSQHFDLILLDWMLPKINGLDLCRAIRVKDQKTPIIFLTAKDTVQETIEGLKAGANDYIKKPFSFEELVERIKIHFRNQKGSEDLTLGTIKIDLLKHTVLKNNDEVALTQREFELLKYLIQNKGKVCTRNQILKDVWEINFEYDTGVIDVFMNAIRKKLNLKIEEDYIKTIRGIGYIANDL from the coding sequence ATGCACATTCTAATCGTTGAAGATGAGTTAGGTATTGTTCAGTTTTTGCAACAAGGTCTGCAGGAAGAAGGATACCAGATTACGACAGCCAATGATGGCTCTAAAGCTTTTGAGCTGATTCACAGCCAACACTTTGATTTGATTTTATTAGACTGGATGCTTCCTAAAATTAACGGATTAGATTTGTGCAGAGCCATTAGAGTTAAAGATCAGAAAACCCCAATTATCTTTTTGACCGCTAAAGATACTGTACAGGAAACAATAGAAGGCCTAAAAGCAGGAGCAAATGACTACATTAAAAAACCTTTTAGCTTTGAGGAATTGGTGGAACGCATCAAAATACACTTTAGAAATCAAAAAGGATCAGAAGATTTGACTTTGGGAACTATCAAAATAGATTTGTTAAAGCATACTGTTCTAAAAAACAATGACGAAGTTGCACTGACCCAAAGAGAATTCGAACTCTTAAAATATCTTATTCAGAACAAGGGAAAAGTCTGCACACGAAATCAAATATTAAAAGATGTTTGGGAAATAAACTTCGAATACGACACTGGTGTAATCGATGTTTTTATGAATGCCATCAGAAAAAAACTCAATTTAAAAATTGAAGAAGATTATATTAAAACGATACGCGGTATCGGATATATTGCAAACGATTTATAA
- the fabG gene encoding 3-oxoacyl-[acyl-carrier-protein] reductase → MKLLEGKVAIITGASRGIGRGIAEVFAKHGANVAFTYSSSVASAEALEAELNGLGIKAKGYQSNAADFNEAQTFVDAVLADFGTVDILINNAGITKDNLLMRMSEADFDQVIDVNLKSVFNMTKAIQKTFLKQRSGSIINISSVVGVSGNAGQTNYAASKAGAIGFTKSVALELGSRNIRCNAIAPGFIETEMTAKLNEDVVKGWREGIPLKRGGSAEDVANACLFLASDLSAYVTGQVLNVCGGMLT, encoded by the coding sequence ATGAAATTACTAGAAGGAAAAGTTGCCATTATTACGGGCGCTAGTCGTGGAATTGGAAGAGGAATTGCTGAAGTTTTTGCTAAACATGGCGCAAACGTTGCTTTTACATACAGCTCATCTGTAGCTTCTGCAGAAGCTTTAGAAGCTGAATTGAACGGTTTAGGAATTAAAGCAAAAGGATACCAATCAAATGCTGCCGATTTTAATGAAGCACAAACTTTTGTTGATGCAGTTTTAGCTGATTTCGGAACCGTAGATATCTTAATTAACAATGCCGGAATTACAAAAGACAACCTGTTAATGCGTATGTCTGAAGCAGATTTTGATCAGGTTATTGATGTAAACCTGAAATCTGTCTTTAATATGACAAAAGCAATTCAAAAAACCTTTTTGAAACAACGTTCAGGATCCATCATAAATATCAGCTCAGTAGTAGGAGTTTCAGGAAACGCAGGGCAAACTAACTATGCCGCTTCAAAAGCGGGTGCTATTGGTTTTACTAAATCTGTAGCATTAGAGTTAGGTTCCCGTAACATTCGTTGCAATGCAATCGCGCCAGGTTTCATTGAAACGGAGATGACTGCAAAATTAAACGAAGATGTGGTAAAAGGATGGAGAGAAGGAATTCCATTAAAAAGAGGAGGAAGCGCAGAAGATGTTGCTAACGCTTGTCTTTTCTTAGCTTCAGACTTAAGTGCGTATGTCACAGGACAAGTACTTAATGTTTGTGGAGGAATGCTTACCTAA
- a CDS encoding YeiH family protein has translation MKTKQQTSVHFFEINPYLQQAIFAFIIVLCLFSIISPPIALLLGVILVNVFGNPFEKFNAVAITFLLQFSVVGLGFGMNATAALSAGKEGFLLTILSIFSTLILGTFLGKWLKTEKKTSHLISCGTAICGGSAIAAIAPVIKSNENQTSIALGVIFILNSVALFVFPFIGHQLDLSQKDFGLWCAIAIHDTSSVVGAANKYGTEALQIATTVKLARALWIIPISLLTALLFKNKNSKIKIPYFIGLFILAMLFNTYVPQTAVLAPPIVSIAKIGLTITLFLIGATLSINTLKSVGIKPLLQGVVLWIFIAVLGLVSILFFH, from the coding sequence TTGAAAACGAAACAACAAACATCGGTACATTTTTTTGAAATTAATCCCTACCTGCAACAGGCAATTTTTGCTTTTATCATTGTTCTATGCTTATTTTCAATCATTTCACCTCCAATTGCTTTATTATTAGGGGTAATTCTGGTAAATGTCTTTGGAAATCCATTTGAAAAGTTCAATGCAGTAGCGATTACTTTTTTACTTCAATTTTCAGTGGTAGGTTTAGGCTTCGGAATGAATGCGACCGCAGCGCTCTCTGCCGGAAAAGAAGGATTCTTACTTACTATATTATCCATTTTCAGCACTTTAATTTTGGGAACTTTCTTAGGGAAATGGTTAAAAACCGAGAAAAAAACCTCTCATTTAATTTCTTGTGGAACAGCTATTTGCGGAGGAAGCGCCATTGCGGCCATTGCACCAGTAATTAAATCTAATGAAAATCAGACCTCAATCGCTCTGGGGGTTATTTTTATTCTGAACTCCGTAGCATTGTTTGTTTTCCCCTTTATCGGACATCAACTCGACTTGTCACAAAAAGACTTTGGATTATGGTGTGCCATAGCCATTCACGACACGAGTTCTGTCGTAGGAGCAGCCAATAAATATGGTACAGAAGCACTACAGATTGCAACTACGGTGAAATTAGCCAGAGCCTTATGGATCATACCGATCTCTCTCTTAACTGCTCTGCTTTTTAAGAATAAAAACTCTAAAATCAAGATTCCGTATTTCATAGGTTTATTCATTCTCGCCATGCTTTTCAATACTTATGTACCTCAAACGGCTGTCCTGGCACCACCTATTGTTTCGATTGCCAAAATCGGTCTTACGATAACTTTATTCCTGATAGGAGCTACATTAAGTATCAATACTTTAAAATCAGTTGGAATTAAACCTTTACTACAAGGAGTTGTTCTTTGGATATTTATTGCGGTTCTGGGGCTTGTATCGATACTATTTTTCCACTAA
- a CDS encoding zinc-binding metallopeptidase, with amino-acid sequence MKIVKTYKIALMAGVLLLASCAHEVQPKESQFDFSALSKTDLDKWIGTTFLNPYNINVYYEWNQNLVDNTKYLFPPQVDKVQPAMEVVKKIWVDSYTKIGGVNFVKKIAPREFVLVGGVNLNTNGTVTLGLAEAGQRVTLFEVDKLNKKNRANVTQFIHTIQHEYVHILNQTKPFDEQAWSKLTPVGYTSTWYTEALSTSRSLGFITSYARLNIYEDFAETAATILTSSKAEYDAILAGVTDATAKANIKAKEALVVKYYKDSFNIDFYALRDEAQKNTDVVVNN; translated from the coding sequence ATGAAAATAGTAAAAACATATAAAATAGCACTAATGGCAGGGGTCTTACTTCTTGCATCCTGTGCTCATGAAGTGCAGCCAAAAGAAAGTCAATTTGATTTTTCAGCACTGTCAAAAACAGATTTAGATAAATGGATTGGGACCACTTTCTTAAACCCTTATAATATAAATGTATATTATGAGTGGAATCAAAATTTAGTTGATAATACTAAATATCTATTCCCACCACAGGTAGATAAAGTTCAGCCGGCAATGGAAGTGGTAAAGAAAATCTGGGTGGACAGTTACACCAAGATTGGCGGAGTGAATTTTGTAAAGAAAATTGCTCCTAGAGAATTTGTACTTGTTGGAGGTGTTAATTTAAACACTAACGGAACAGTAACTTTGGGATTAGCAGAAGCCGGTCAAAGAGTTACGCTATTTGAGGTAGATAAACTTAATAAGAAAAACAGAGCTAATGTTACACAGTTTATTCACACCATTCAGCATGAATATGTGCATATTTTAAACCAGACTAAGCCATTTGACGAGCAGGCCTGGTCAAAGTTAACTCCGGTAGGTTATACTTCTACATGGTATACAGAGGCCCTTTCAACTTCAAGATCATTAGGTTTTATAACCAGTTATGCAAGATTAAACATTTATGAAGATTTTGCCGAAACTGCCGCTACAATTTTAACCAGTTCAAAAGCAGAATACGATGCCATTTTGGCGGGTGTTACAGATGCTACTGCTAAAGCAAATATTAAAGCAAAAGAGGCATTGGTTGTAAAGTATTATAAGGATTCTTTTAATATAGATTTCTATGCCTTAAGAGATGAAGCTCAAAAAAACACTGATGTTGTAGTTAATAACTAA
- a CDS encoding zinc dependent phospholipase C family protein produces the protein MKNLKMKPRLIALFALAIGFLTLSWGMVGHERINKAAVMALPHPLQVFFYNHIDFITQEASVPDIRKYALNYKDENPRHYFDMESFGNPADFPQTLEAAKQKYDAKFLNENGILPWYIEEMMVKLTKAFKEKNRAEILFLAADLGHYVGDAHMPLHTSSNHDGQLSDQKGIHSLWESRLPELFVKNYRLNVPQAQYYEDVHKATWDMINDTHSLVQPLLDVDKKLRTTTPENETFKLDAEGKVLKSKYNTAVFSDEYAKKLHKELNGMVENQMKKAIAATASFWYTAWVNAGKPDLSDLDAFELTQRNNQALKDDARLFQQGNLFGMKNQND, from the coding sequence ATGAAAAACTTAAAAATGAAACCAAGACTAATTGCATTATTCGCATTAGCAATTGGTTTTTTGACATTATCCTGGGGGATGGTGGGTCACGAACGTATTAATAAAGCCGCAGTTATGGCTTTGCCACACCCGCTTCAGGTATTCTTCTATAATCATATAGATTTTATTACACAGGAAGCCTCTGTACCGGACATTCGAAAATATGCCTTAAATTATAAAGACGAAAATCCTAGACATTATTTTGACATGGAGAGTTTTGGTAACCCAGCAGATTTCCCACAGACTTTAGAAGCAGCAAAGCAAAAGTACGATGCCAAATTCTTAAACGAGAACGGAATCCTGCCTTGGTATATCGAAGAGATGATGGTAAAACTAACAAAAGCTTTTAAAGAGAAGAACAGAGCTGAAATCTTGTTTTTAGCAGCAGATTTAGGTCATTACGTTGGTGATGCACACATGCCATTGCATACTTCTTCAAATCATGACGGACAATTAAGCGATCAAAAGGGAATTCATTCACTTTGGGAAAGCAGACTTCCTGAATTATTTGTTAAAAACTACAGACTAAACGTTCCGCAAGCACAGTACTATGAGGATGTTCACAAAGCAACTTGGGATATGATTAATGATACTCACAGTTTAGTTCAGCCTTTGCTGGATGTGGATAAAAAGCTAAGAACAACAACTCCGGAAAATGAGACTTTTAAATTGGATGCTGAAGGGAAAGTACTAAAGAGCAAATACAACACAGCTGTTTTCTCTGACGAATATGCTAAAAAACTGCACAAAGAATTAAACGGAATGGTGGAGAATCAAATGAAGAAAGCCATTGCAGCAACAGCAAGCTTCTGGTATACAGCATGGGTAAATGCAGGAAAACCTGATTTAAGTGATTTAGATGCATTTGAGCTGACACAAAGAAACAATCAAGCTTTAAAAGATGACGCCAGATTATTTCAACAAGGAAACTTATTTGGAATGAAAAATCAGAATGATTAA
- a CDS encoding sensor histidine kinase: MTQLSFKNRIALNYIITTGLLILAVFSVIYSIVKHTVYSHIDEKIKVEIQNHLQEIKEVKGKVILIDEEEWNEREHNTVDVNPVFVEFLDLNKKIIEKAPNLKTQTLTFNDSVEDFELFDTKMGDHAIRQIQVPLHLKEKKIGYVIVAMSLADSKMVLNNLFDIMSLSFLGILILLFFIARFFAGRSIKPINEIINTSKIITKDNLKARIALPRTKDELYTLSKTINNLLNRIEHAIEREKEFTSDASHELRTPLTVIKGTLEVLIRKPRDNKEYEDKINYCIKEVDHLNMLVDQLLLMARFENQKKNINTESVYLNAIILDVFRLNSERINNQQIKIKFDTRQDYYIESDNFLVITILRNIISNAIKYSHSGGEVTVLLSEENEKTICRISDNGIGIAKQDLDAIFSPFFRSNSTEHPEIKGTGLGLSIVKRVTELLHIKFKMESEIGVGTTVILYFDQNKKALL, translated from the coding sequence ATGACACAACTTTCTTTTAAAAACAGAATTGCTTTAAATTATATCATTACAACGGGATTATTAATTTTAGCCGTTTTCTCCGTCATTTATTCTATTGTAAAACATACGGTTTACAGTCATATCGATGAAAAAATAAAAGTTGAAATTCAAAATCACCTCCAGGAAATTAAAGAGGTTAAGGGAAAGGTAATTTTAATTGATGAAGAAGAATGGAACGAAAGAGAGCACAACACGGTAGATGTAAATCCGGTTTTTGTAGAGTTCCTTGATCTGAATAAAAAAATCATTGAAAAAGCGCCGAATCTAAAAACCCAAACTCTTACCTTTAATGATTCTGTTGAAGATTTTGAACTCTTTGACACTAAAATGGGAGACCATGCGATCCGACAAATTCAGGTTCCGCTTCATCTTAAGGAAAAGAAAATTGGATATGTGATTGTTGCCATGTCCCTGGCCGATTCTAAAATGGTATTGAACAACCTGTTTGATATCATGTCACTTTCTTTTTTAGGGATTTTGATCCTGTTATTTTTCATTGCCAGATTCTTTGCGGGACGAAGTATAAAACCCATCAATGAAATCATTAATACCTCAAAAATCATCACCAAAGACAATTTAAAGGCACGTATCGCATTGCCGAGAACTAAGGATGAATTGTACACGCTCTCGAAAACGATAAACAATCTTTTAAACCGAATTGAACATGCAATTGAACGCGAAAAAGAGTTTACCTCTGATGCTTCTCATGAACTAAGAACGCCTCTTACTGTTATTAAAGGAACACTTGAAGTGTTAATTCGTAAACCTCGAGACAATAAGGAATACGAAGATAAAATAAACTATTGCATAAAAGAAGTCGACCATCTGAATATGCTTGTAGATCAACTGTTGTTGATGGCTCGTTTTGAAAATCAGAAGAAAAATATTAATACCGAATCTGTTTATCTAAATGCGATAATTTTAGACGTTTTCAGATTAAACTCCGAAAGAATTAACAATCAGCAGATCAAAATTAAATTTGATACTCGTCAGGATTACTATATTGAGTCGGATAATTTTTTAGTCATTACCATACTTAGAAATATAATTTCCAATGCTATTAAATATTCGCACAGTGGAGGAGAGGTAACTGTTCTGCTCTCCGAAGAAAATGAAAAGACAATCTGCAGAATTTCGGATAACGGTATTGGTATTGCAAAGCAAGATTTAGACGCTATTTTTAGTCCCTTCTTCAGATCCAATTCTACAGAACATCCGGAAATTAAAGGAACCGGATTAGGGCTTTCCATCGTAAAAAGGGTAACTGAATTACTTCATATCAAGTTTAAAATGGAAAGCGAAATAGGGGTCGGTACTACCGTAATTTTATACTTTGATCAAAATAAAAAAGCACTATTGTAG